Within Caulobacter segnis, the genomic segment CCCATCTCCTTGCTGTCGCCGACCGGCGTCGAGGTGCCGTGCGGGTTCAGGTAGTCGATCGCGCGATCGCCGGCCTGCGCCATCGCCAGGCGCATGCAGCGCGCCGCGCCCTCGCCCGAGGGCGCCACCATGTCGTAGCCGTCGGAGTTGGCGGCGTAGCCGACCACTTCACCGTAGATCTTGGCCCCGCGCGCCTTGGCGTGCTCGTACTCTTCCAGCACCACGATGCCCGCGCCGCCGGCGATCACGAAGCCGTCGCGGTTCTTGTCGTAGGCCCGGCTGGCCACCGCTGGACGGTCGTTGAAGTTGGTGCTCATGGCGCCCATGGCGTCGAACAGGTTCGACAAGGTCCAGTCCAGCTCCTCGCAGCCGCCGGCGAAGACGATGTCCTGCTTGCCCATCTGGATCTGCTCGGCGCCCGCGCCGATGCAGTGGGCGCTGGTCGCGCAGGCCGAGCTGATCGAATAGTTGATCCCGCGGATCTTGAACCAGGTCGACAGCACCGCCGACGGGCCCGAGCTCATGGCCTTGGGCACCGCGAACGGGCCGATCCGCTTGGGACCCTTCTCCATCGTGGTGGCGGCGGCCTGGACGATGATGCTGGTCGAGGGACCGCCCGAACCGACGATCAGGCCGGTGCGCTCGTTCGAGATCTCGCCCTCCGCGAGCCCGGAGTCGGCGATCGCCTGCTCCATGGCGACGTGGGCATAGGCCAGGCCGGGCGACAGGAAGCGCGCCGCGCGGCGATCCACCAGCGACTCCCACTCGATCTGGGGCGCGGCATGGACCTGGCAGCGGAAGCCGCGCTCGGCGTATTCCGGTGCGAAGATCACGCCGGACTTGGCTTCGCGCAGGGAAGCCAGCACCTCATTGGCGTTGTTGCCGATGGACGAGACGATCCCCAGTCCGGTGACGACGACGCGACGCATGTCTCTAATTCCTCTTCTCCCCCCAAACCCATCAGGGGGCCGGCTCTCTAACGTCCGGTCTCGTCCAACGGATCTCTGCTTCTAACGGATCAAGACGCCATCTGCTCGGCCGTGAACAGGCCGACCTTCAGGTCCTTGGTTTCGTAGATCACCTTACCATCGGCTTCCAGGACGCCCTCGCCGATTCCCATGACGAGCTTGCGCATGATGACCCGCTTCAAGTCGATCTTGTAGACGACTTTCTTGACGGCGGGCGTGACCTGGCCGGTGAATTTCACCTCGCCGACGCCCAGGGCGCGGCCCCGGCCGGGCGCGCCCGACCAGCCCAGGAAGAAGCCGACCAGCTGCCACATGGCGTCCAGGCCCAGGCAACCCGGCATGACGGGGTCGCCGATGAAGTGGCAGCCGAAGAACCAGAGATCGGGATTGATGTCGAACTCGGCCTCGACATAGCCCTTGCCGTACTTGCCGCCGTCGGACTCGATCCGCACGATCCGGTCGAACATCAGCATCGGCGGGGCCGGCAGCTGGGCGTTGCCCGGACCGAAAAGCTCGCCGCGACCGCAAGCCAGGAGTTCTTCGAAGGTGTAGGCGTTCTTCTGCATGGGGGACGCCCTAGCACGGCGGCGGGTCAGGCCTCAACGTTTCCCTGATCCCGTATGTTCCTGGAGCTTGACTATCCCTTGCGGCACTGGATGGCCGGATCGGTGCCCCAGATGTCGGTTTCCCGCGCCCAGCCGGATGATCCGTCCGCCCGCAGGCGGCACCAGCCCTTCTCGCACTTGTCGAGGTTGGCGATCGCATGCCCCTTCAGATAGGCGCTGACCTTGGCCCCGGGCTTGGGCGCGTTCAGCAGCGGCAGATTGCTGGGCTGCACCCGCATGGCCGAGCGGCGGCCG encodes:
- the fabB gene encoding beta-ketoacyl-ACP synthase I, with translation MRRVVVTGLGIVSSIGNNANEVLASLREAKSGVIFAPEYAERGFRCQVHAAPQIEWESLVDRRAARFLSPGLAYAHVAMEQAIADSGLAEGEISNERTGLIVGSGGPSTSIIVQAAATTMEKGPKRIGPFAVPKAMSSGPSAVLSTWFKIRGINYSISSACATSAHCIGAGAEQIQMGKQDIVFAGGCEELDWTLSNLFDAMGAMSTNFNDRPAVASRAYDKNRDGFVIAGGAGIVVLEEYEHAKARGAKIYGEVVGYAANSDGYDMVAPSGEGAARCMRLAMAQAGDRAIDYLNPHGTSTPVGDSKEMGAVREVFGDKPPMISSTKSLTGHSLGAAGAQEAIYSILMLNNGFAAESAHIEELDPEFADLPILRQRADTPLTTVMSNSFGFGGTNGTLIFSRVD
- the fabA gene encoding 3-hydroxyacyl-[acyl-carrier-protein] dehydratase FabA, which produces MQKNAYTFEELLACGRGELFGPGNAQLPAPPMLMFDRIVRIESDGGKYGKGYVEAEFDINPDLWFFGCHFIGDPVMPGCLGLDAMWQLVGFFLGWSGAPGRGRALGVGEVKFTGQVTPAVKKVVYKIDLKRVIMRKLVMGIGEGVLEADGKVIYETKDLKVGLFTAEQMAS